DNA from Helicobacter pylori:
AAACCCCATAAAAATAATTCTCATCATTTTCTTTAATGTTTAAGAAATCAGCGCTAAATTCATTGCAAAAGATAACATCCACATCGCTCCACACCATTTTAGAATATTTAGGGAATAAATCCGCTAGAAAATATTTCACTAACACCATTTTAGAAAAACGCTTAGTGAAATCCTCATCAAAAGGGTTAGGGATAGTGTCTAAAAAAGGTTCAATATCTTTTACTTCTAAAACAGCAAATTCTTTAAAAGGCTCTGTGATTTGATTAAGCTTTGCTTTATCT
Protein-coding regions in this window:
- a CDS encoding glycosyltransferase; this encodes MTSASNHSFKEQDFHIPIAFAFDKNYLIAAGACLYSLLESIAKANKKIRYTLHALVVGLNEEDKAKLNQITEPFKEFAVLEVKDIEPFLDTIPNPFDEDFTKRFSKMVLVKYFLADLFPKYSKMVWSDVDVIFCNEFSADFLNIKENDENYFYGV